Proteins from one Archocentrus centrarchus isolate MPI-CPG fArcCen1 chromosome 8, fArcCen1, whole genome shotgun sequence genomic window:
- the LOC115785034 gene encoding protein kinase C and casein kinase substrate in neurons protein 3-like gives MSTLPSENSLEDAYSRSFWMPGNYQRTVKRTEDAFQACNDIVACFQERARVERQYAQQLSEWSNKWKPVVDSSPLYGSLMKAWQCFLSSADRLAALHATICRSLVSEDGDRVRTWQKETFHKKLFGGFKESHDAETGFARAQKPWAKRLKKLDKARRAYHKVSRKEQAAREREAHTQGNPDVSIDKQKKIQEEREVAQQEAEKVRARYEKVLEEVNTYAPRYMEEMESVFDQSQEEERKRIVFLKQAFLSIHKHLDITNNESVRAVYNELHNTLMAIDEQEDLRWWKNTHGPGMPTDWPHFQEWSPEKKTKKGKKEVEKTGTIEKSVMIGGVKVRALYDYVGQETDELSFKAGEEFLKIEDEDDQGWCRGKKDGGWEGLYPANYVEVV, from the exons CCTGGGAACTATCAGCGCACTGTGAAGCGAACAGAAGATGCTTTCCAGGCCTGTAATGACATCGTGGCGTGTTTCCAAGAGAGAGCTCGCGTGGAGAGGCAATACGCCCAGCAGCTCAGTGAATGGAGCAACAAGTGGAAGCCAGTGGTGGACTCTA gTCCTCTATACGGCTCTCTTATGAAGGCTTGGCAGTGTTTTCTGTCCTCCGCCGACCGGCTGGCCGCCTTACACGCCACCATCTGTCGCTCCCTGGTGTCGGAGGATGGAGATCGGGTCAGGACCTGGCAGAAGGAGACCTTCCACAAGAAGTTATTTGGAGGCTTCAAGGAGTCCCATGACGCTGAGACGGGGTTTGCACGTGCTCAGAAGCCGTGGGCTAAAAGACTTAAAAAG CTGGATAAAGCAAGAAGAGCATACCATAAGGTGAGCCGGAAAGAGCAGGCAGCCAGAGAGCGAGAGGCACACACTCAGGGAAACCCTGACGTCTCCATAGACAAACAGAAGAAGATCCAGGAGGAAAGAGAAGTGGCTCAACAGGAGGCTGAGAAG GTTCGTGCGCGCTATGAGAAGGTCCTGGAGGAGGTGAACACCTATGCTCCTCGCTACATGGAGGAGATGGAGTCCGTCTTTGACCAATCACAGGAGGAGGAGCGCAAGAGGATTGTATTTCTCAAACAGGCTTTCCTTTCCATCCACAAACACCTGGACATCACCAACAATGAGAG CGTGCGGGCCGTGTACAACGAGCTCCACAACACACTCATGGCTATCGATGAGCAAGAGGACCTACGCTGGTGGAAAAACACCCACGGGCCCGGCATGCCGACTGACTGGCCTCACTTCCAG GAATGGTCACctgaaaagaaaaccaaaaaagggaagaaagaagTGGAAAAGACAGGAACAATAGAGAAGAG TGTGATGATTGGAGGAGTGAAAGTAAGGGCTCTGTATGATTATGTCGGCCAGGAGACGGATGAGCTGTCCTTTAAAGCAG GTGAAGAGTTTCTGAAGATTGAGGATGAGGATGACCAAGGATGGTGTCGGGGGAAGAAGGATGGTGGGTGGGAGGGGCTTTACCCAGCCAACTATGTGGAGGTGGTGTAG